A window of Patescibacteria group bacterium contains these coding sequences:
- a CDS encoding 23S rRNA (pseudouridine(1915)-N(3))-methyltransferase RlmH, translating into MYRFQLTSVGDMRNEALQELRDLYVARLHPFAKVDREVVRATPFRSEADRPKCRAEETGRLRASLKEGAFTVLLTEGGKLFDTKGFASWMDKTAESGARPIQFLVAGTLGTEAELAKEVDMTLSLSPLTFPHELALVVLLEQLYRVCTVVTGKTYHY; encoded by the coding sequence ATGTATCGCTTTCAGCTGACATCGGTCGGGGACATGCGCAACGAAGCGCTCCAAGAGCTTCGTGACCTGTATGTCGCCCGTCTCCATCCGTTCGCCAAGGTCGACCGGGAGGTGGTGCGTGCTACCCCGTTCCGCTCCGAGGCTGATCGGCCCAAATGCCGAGCCGAGGAGACTGGACGTTTACGCGCCTCTCTAAAGGAGGGGGCATTCACCGTGCTCCTCACCGAAGGCGGCAAGCTGTTCGATACCAAGGGGTTCGCGTCGTGGATGGACAAGACGGCAGAGAGCGGCGCTCGGCCTATCCAGTTCCTCGTTGCCGGCACGCTTGGCACCGAAGCGGAACTCGCAAAGGAAGTGGACATGACGCTCTCGCTCTCCCCCCTCACGTTCCCGCATGAGCTCGCCCTTGTTGTCCTGCTCGAGCAGCTCTACCGAGTGTGCACGGTCGTTACGGGGAAGACGTACCATTATTAG
- a CDS encoding alpha/beta fold hydrolase, with translation MRAILVHGFNSTPDGQFIPSLAGALRDRGFDVVTPRLGLKLGEDGELKLPEIVESLRSQVGPVTGDDVFVGHSLGAFIILQYLEAVEMTETPRAVVMVAAPWKVSNQALRRLFIVDLDADVLMWKAREYVVVHSKDDTMVPIDHAKRLAESFRAKLVETDGCGHFMDAEYPILVEVIEDLKSRPFEFAPGHSLHDELANP, from the coding sequence ATGAGAGCCATCCTCGTCCACGGCTTCAATTCCACTCCCGACGGGCAGTTCATCCCCTCGCTTGCCGGCGCGCTTCGCGACCGCGGGTTCGACGTGGTCACGCCGCGGCTTGGGCTGAAGCTCGGCGAAGACGGCGAATTGAAGCTCCCGGAGATCGTGGAGTCGCTGCGTTCCCAAGTGGGCCCGGTCACCGGCGACGACGTGTTCGTGGGACACAGCCTGGGGGCGTTCATCATCCTGCAGTACCTGGAGGCCGTGGAAATGACCGAGACCCCGCGCGCGGTCGTGATGGTGGCCGCCCCATGGAAGGTGTCGAACCAGGCGCTGCGCCGCCTGTTCATCGTGGACCTCGACGCCGACGTGCTCATGTGGAAGGCCCGCGAATACGTCGTCGTCCACTCCAAGGACGACACGATGGTCCCCATCGACCACGCCAAGCGCCTGGCCGAATCCTTCCGTGCGAAGCTGGTCGAGACCGACGGCTGTGGCCACTTCATGGACGCGGAGTATCCGATCCTCGTCGAAGTGATCGAGGACCTCAAGTCCCGCCCCTTCGAATTCGCCCCCGGCCACAGTTTGCACGACGAGCTGGCGAATCCATAA
- a CDS encoding DNA helicase UvrD: MRLITDWHVHSKHSRACSKELELPTIAKWCARKGIDVVATGDWTHPKWVEHLNERLVESEPGLYRLKGAEGAKGVRFMLVTEVSQIYKRGGKTRRVHNLLFAPSLETVAKVNAWLDKEEFNRKSDGRPILGTDSEELFKALKDIDERIILVPAHAWTPWYSVFGSKSGFDSLEECFGSMTRHVHAIETGLSSDPKMNWRLSGLDTVALISNSDAHSPRNLGREANVFDLAAPSYDAFVDALKSRDPKRFLHTIEFFPEEGKYHLDGCADCKFSCAPKETKRLGGRCPTCKKPLTLGVEHRVEALADREAAPEGKIPFKSIVPLEEVIADAFGVGVLSKRVRAEYERLTDQVADEFTLLLDTPIEAIAEVASTPNVSEAIRRMREGRVDIKPGYDGIFGTVRLLGDGRPTKPAQRNLL; this comes from the coding sequence ATGCGCCTCATAACCGACTGGCACGTGCATTCCAAGCATTCGCGCGCGTGCTCGAAGGAGTTGGAGTTGCCGACGATCGCGAAGTGGTGCGCGCGCAAGGGGATCGATGTCGTCGCGACCGGGGATTGGACGCATCCGAAGTGGGTGGAGCACCTCAACGAGCGTCTGGTGGAGAGCGAGCCGGGATTGTATCGGTTGAAAGGGGCCGAAGGGGCGAAAGGGGTCAGATTCATGTTGGTGACGGAGGTGAGCCAGATTTACAAGCGCGGCGGCAAGACGCGGCGCGTGCACAACCTGCTGTTCGCCCCGTCGCTTGAAACGGTCGCGAAGGTGAATGCGTGGCTCGACAAGGAAGAGTTCAATCGCAAGTCCGACGGACGGCCTATCCTTGGCACCGACTCCGAAGAGCTCTTCAAGGCCCTGAAAGACATCGACGAGCGCATCATCCTGGTTCCAGCGCACGCCTGGACGCCCTGGTACAGCGTGTTCGGGAGCAAATCCGGCTTCGATTCGTTGGAAGAGTGCTTCGGAAGCATGACGAGGCACGTGCACGCGATCGAGACCGGGCTTTCCAGCGACCCGAAGATGAATTGGCGACTGTCCGGGCTGGATACCGTCGCCCTCATCTCCAACTCCGACGCGCACAGCCCGCGCAATCTTGGCCGCGAGGCGAACGTGTTCGATCTTGCGGCACCAAGTTACGACGCGTTCGTGGACGCGCTCAAGTCGCGCGACCCCAAGCGGTTCCTCCACACCATCGAGTTCTTCCCGGAAGAAGGGAAATACCACCTCGACGGCTGCGCGGACTGCAAGTTTTCGTGCGCGCCGAAGGAAACGAAGCGACTCGGCGGCCGATGTCCGACCTGCAAGAAACCGCTCACGCTGGGCGTCGAGCACCGCGTCGAGGCGCTCGCGGACAGGGAAGCGGCGCCGGAGGGCAAGATCCCGTTCAAGAGCATCGTGCCGCTCGAGGAGGTGATCGCGGACGCGTTCGGGGTGGGCGTCCTGTCAAAACGCGTCCGTGCCGAGTACGAGAGGCTCACGGACCAGGTCGCGGACGAGTTCACGCTCCTGCTCGACACCCCCATCGAGGCCATCGCCGAGGTCGCGTCCACGCCGAACGTCTCGGAGGCCATCCGCCGCATGCGCGAGGGGCGCGTGGACATTAAGCCAGGGTATGACGGCATCTTCGGGACCGTGAGGCTGTTGGGAGACGGGCGGCCGACGAAGCCTGCGCAGCGAAATCTCCTCTAA
- the polX gene encoding DNA polymerase/3'-5' exonuclease PolX encodes MPRRSATNKQIADILREIGLIDEAEGVPFKPQAYEVAADQVAALGEDLSDLYKACGATCIDAIPGIGKSIAEKIEELVTTGRLKSYEALKKKYPFDMLALTGIQNVGPKTALALYRALKVKTVRDLERVARAGKVRRVPGFGRKSEDGILKGIGFLREHEGRFRLHDLLPFAEGIVAKLRAVPGVTHCEAAGSLRRMKETVGDVDLVMTATDPKRALDAFVSLPEVSQALERGENRAAVRYRYGVNGDLLVLKPEEWATALLHFTGSRDHNVVLRERAIKRGMKLSEYGLFKGKKRVVTKTEQDVYEALGMDWMPPEIRENRGEIEAALAHKVPALVGYGDLKGDLQVQTGWSDGDASIEAMAGEAKRRGLSYLAVTDHTQALAMANGLDEKRLLKQGKEIDALNKKLREFRVLKSSECDVRRDGSLDLDDAALKTLDLVCVSVHSSFTLSEKEQTERIIRAFKHPLTNVFFHPTGRIVNAREAYAVDFPRLLRAAREYGVALEVNGSERLDLKDAHVREAVEAGVKLVIDSDAHKAEHFDNLRYGISQARRGWATRADVLNTKPVGAFLKALKGLKK; translated from the coding sequence ATGCCCCGACGAAGCGCCACCAACAAGCAGATTGCCGACATCCTGCGAGAGATCGGGCTCATCGACGAGGCTGAGGGAGTGCCGTTCAAGCCGCAGGCGTACGAGGTGGCGGCGGATCAGGTGGCGGCGTTAGGCGAAGATCTGTCCGACCTGTACAAGGCGTGCGGAGCGACCTGCATCGACGCGATCCCGGGCATCGGCAAGAGCATCGCGGAAAAGATCGAGGAACTGGTGACCACCGGGCGGCTGAAATCGTACGAGGCGCTCAAGAAGAAGTACCCGTTCGACATGCTGGCGCTCACCGGCATCCAGAACGTGGGGCCCAAGACCGCGCTCGCGCTCTACCGCGCGCTCAAGGTGAAGACCGTGCGCGACCTCGAGCGCGTCGCGCGCGCGGGGAAGGTCCGAAGGGTGCCGGGGTTCGGCCGCAAGTCCGAGGACGGCATCCTGAAAGGCATCGGGTTCCTGCGCGAGCACGAAGGACGGTTCCGTTTGCACGACCTGCTCCCGTTCGCGGAAGGGATCGTCGCGAAGCTGCGCGCGGTGCCGGGGGTGACGCACTGCGAAGCCGCCGGGTCGCTGCGGCGCATGAAGGAGACGGTGGGCGACGTGGACCTCGTGATGACGGCCACGGACCCGAAGCGCGCGCTCGACGCGTTCGTTTCCCTTCCGGAAGTCTCGCAGGCGCTCGAACGCGGGGAAAACCGCGCCGCGGTGCGCTACCGTTACGGCGTGAACGGCGACCTGCTGGTGCTCAAGCCCGAGGAGTGGGCGACGGCGCTCCTGCACTTCACGGGCTCGCGCGACCACAACGTCGTCCTGCGCGAGCGCGCGATCAAGCGCGGGATGAAACTGTCGGAATACGGCTTGTTCAAGGGGAAGAAGCGCGTCGTGACCAAGACGGAGCAGGACGTCTACGAGGCGCTTGGCATGGACTGGATGCCTCCGGAAATCCGCGAAAACCGCGGGGAAATCGAGGCGGCGCTTGCGCACAAGGTTCCCGCGCTCGTCGGCTACGGCGATCTCAAGGGCGACCTGCAGGTGCAGACCGGATGGTCCGACGGCGACGCGTCCATCGAGGCGATGGCGGGAGAGGCGAAGAGGCGCGGGCTCTCGTACCTGGCGGTGACCGACCACACGCAGGCGCTCGCGATGGCGAACGGTCTCGACGAGAAGCGGCTCCTGAAGCAAGGGAAGGAGATCGACGCGCTCAACAAGAAGCTGCGGGAATTCCGCGTCCTCAAATCCTCCGAATGCGACGTCCGCAGGGACGGTTCGCTCGACCTCGACGACGCCGCGCTCAAGACGCTCGACCTCGTGTGCGTGTCGGTGCACTCATCCTTCACCTTATCCGAGAAGGAGCAGACCGAGCGCATCATCCGCGCGTTCAAGCACCCGCTTACGAACGTGTTCTTCCACCCCACCGGCCGCATCGTGAACGCGCGCGAGGCGTACGCCGTGGATTTCCCGCGACTTCTCCGTGCCGCCAGGGAATATGGCGTGGCGCTCGAAGTGAACGGTTCCGAACGCCTCGACCTGAAGGACGCCCACGTGCGCGAAGCCGTGGAGGCCGGCGTGAAGCTGGTCATCGACTCCGACGCGCACAAGGCCGAGCATTTCGACAACCTCCGCTACGGCATCTCCCAGGCCCGCCGCGGCTGGGCCACGCGAGCCGACGTGCTCAACACGAAGCCTGTGGGGGCGTTCCTGAAGGCTTTGAAGGGGTTGAAGAAGTAG